A portion of the candidate division WOR-3 bacterium genome contains these proteins:
- a CDS encoding 3-isopropylmalate dehydratase small subunit, producing the protein MVLKGKAWKFGDDISTDLICPGRYFHLRSNLEELAKHVLEDADPQFVQKMSKGDFVVAGNNFGLGSSREHAPTIIKIAGVSAVLAKSFARIFYRNAINIGLPLIECDTDKIDTGDELEVDLQKGLVKNLTKNIELKVHPLPKAMINILNDGGLLAHIEKHGDFKLD; encoded by the coding sequence ATGGTTCTAAAGGGAAAGGCGTGGAAATTCGGTGATGATATATCAACGGACTTAATCTGTCCGGGCCGGTATTTCCATCTCAGGTCCAATCTTGAAGAACTTGCAAAACATGTCCTTGAGGATGCCGACCCGCAGTTTGTTCAAAAAATGTCCAAGGGAGATTTTGTCGTCGCTGGGAATAACTTCGGTCTAGGCAGTTCAAGGGAACATGCACCAACGATAATAAAGATTGCCGGTGTAAGTGCGGTGCTGGCAAAATCATTCGCACGTATCTTCTATAGGAATGCAATCAATATCGGTCTGCCCCTTATTGAGTGTGATACCGATAAGATTGATACAGGTGATGAACTTGAAGTAGATCTTCAAAAAGGGTTGGTTAAAAATCTAACCAAAAATATTGAATTAAAGGTCCATCCGCTACCCAAGGCAATGATAAATATTCTCAATGATGGAGGTCTATTAGCCCACATTGAGAAACACGGAGATTTTAAATTAGATTAA
- a CDS encoding patatin-like phospholipase family protein — translation MKLGIALGGGGAKGLAHIGVLEMLEENRIRLNYVAGTSIGAMVGAIYCLQGSAKNLREITKSIVESEEFKKLEIDKFYSRGANKFETFKKKLFEKYYYGTLFFKKSILKIEATEKLLKRIFADKTFSDLKIPFVCNSLDINSGNEVIFTTGPLYRAVWASCAIPGVFPALYNDDKILIDGGTINNIPIEPLKEIGAKIIIAVYLGDIPRFEKEPDTGFLITQRALSFMKYHLDKRILKLADCVIKPELNEHHWADFTAREDLIQKGREAVLQNIDKIKEITRFWYRLRKSFLQK, via the coding sequence ATGAAATTAGGAATTGCGTTGGGTGGCGGTGGTGCCAAAGGGCTTGCCCATATTGGTGTGCTTGAAATGCTTGAGGAAAATAGAATAAGATTGAATTATGTTGCAGGGACATCAATTGGCGCAATGGTGGGCGCAATATATTGCTTACAAGGGAGTGCAAAAAATCTAAGAGAAATTACCAAAAGTATCGTTGAATCTGAAGAGTTTAAAAAACTTGAAATTGATAAATTTTATTCACGGGGTGCCAATAAATTTGAAACCTTTAAGAAAAAATTATTTGAGAAATATTATTACGGTACACTGTTCTTCAAAAAATCAATTCTTAAAATAGAGGCAACCGAAAAATTATTGAAGCGAATTTTTGCGGACAAGACATTTAGTGATTTGAAAATTCCTTTTGTTTGCAATAGTCTTGATATCAATTCAGGAAACGAAGTCATATTTACTACAGGTCCGCTTTACAGGGCGGTATGGGCAAGTTGTGCCATTCCCGGTGTTTTTCCTGCATTATACAACGATGATAAGATTCTAATTGATGGAGGAACGATAAATAATATTCCAATAGAACCGTTGAAAGAGATTGGTGCGAAGATTATTATTGCGGTGTATCTTGGTGATATTCCCAGGTTTGAAAAAGAACCCGACACCGGTTTTCTGATCACCCAGCGTGCCCTTTCTTTTATGAAATATCATCTTGATAAAAGAATTTTAAAACTTGCAGATTGTGTTATAAAACCAGAACTAAATGAACATCACTGGGCTGATTTTACTGCTCGTGAAGATTTGATTCAAAAAGGCAGAGAAGCAGTACTACAGAATATTGATAAGATAAAGGAAATCACAAGATTCTGGTATAGGTTAAGAAAGAGTTTTCTGCAAAAATAA
- a CDS encoding M23 family metallopeptidase, whose amino-acid sequence MSQRFTIIILGRNNFLGSISVSGRLLISIFIFFGIITLSSIILFIHNTRVSISEIKQNIAEEQHRDLSKRIEELKNRITALRRALSDQITIDNKQRNFLQLASIHPDIWSMGIGGSNLPKRSTNLSIYNAKLIESLYESIDVLKGQAKLREKSICELENKISQNFDLWRHIPSINPVPGAEISSGFGYRVDPFEKDVRMHEGVDFSASRGTPVYATGDGIVVFADWNMGYGYVVDIDHGYGFVTRYAHLSKILVKEGETVKRGQIIARVGGTGRAICPHLHYEVIVAGIKVNPINYIDFRDIIID is encoded by the coding sequence ATGAGCCAGAGATTTACTATAATCATCCTGGGTCGCAATAATTTTTTAGGGAGCATCTCTGTCTCAGGGCGTCTTCTCATTTCAATTTTTATTTTTTTTGGTATAATTACGCTCAGTTCTATTATCCTTTTTATCCATAATACCAGAGTATCTATTTCTGAAATTAAACAGAATATTGCTGAAGAACAGCACAGAGACCTTTCAAAAAGAATTGAGGAACTGAAAAATCGCATTACCGCATTAAGAAGGGCTTTGAGTGACCAGATTACAATTGATAATAAACAGCGTAATTTTCTTCAACTTGCCTCAATACACCCTGATATCTGGTCAATGGGTATTGGTGGCAGTAATCTTCCCAAAAGGTCAACAAATCTTTCTATCTACAATGCAAAACTCATTGAAAGTTTATATGAATCTATTGATGTTTTAAAAGGTCAAGCCAAATTGAGAGAAAAGAGTATTTGCGAACTTGAAAATAAAATATCTCAGAATTTTGATCTCTGGCGTCATATTCCTTCAATAAATCCTGTTCCTGGGGCAGAGATCAGTTCGGGTTTTGGTTATCGGGTTGATCCATTTGAGAAAGATGTGCGTATGCATGAGGGTGTGGATTTTAGTGCATCGCGGGGAACCCCGGTATATGCCACGGGTGATGGGATTGTGGTTTTTGCTGACTGGAATATGGGTTATGGTTATGTCGTTGATATTGATCATGGCTATGGATTTGTAACGAGGTATGCCCATCTCTCAAAAATTTTGGTTAAAGAAGGTGAAACAGTAAAGAGGGGGCAGATTATTGCAAGAGTTGGAGGAACAGGGAGGGCAATCTGCCCTCATTTACATTATGAGGTCATTGTTGCCGGGATAAAAGTAAATCCGATAAATTATATAGATTTCAGAGATATAATTATTGATTGA
- a CDS encoding 3-isopropylmalate dehydratase large subunit, which translates to MGKTLAEKILSEKSGQDAYAGQIVIAKVDVAAFQDGTGPLGVRQIQKLKVEKVRAPKSIVFIDHAAPSPRKELSNDHMLLREFCAKSGAILSEVGDGVIHQRLVESFAKPGDVVIGADSHSCTSGALGAFATGMGSTDVAIGMAMGRTWFKVPETFRIEVKGKFQPGVGAKDLILYLIGMIGADGATYKALEFGGETIDNMSMESRFTLSNMAVEAGAKTGLIASDKITREYLKRMGRLKDWRPLAPDKDAKYERIIEIDASKLEPQVACPHTVDNTKPVKELKGTKIHQVFIGTCTNGRIEDLKIAASILKGKKVAPGVRLIVVPASRMVFLEAMKLGLLDVFVRAGGIILGPGCGPCVGVHEGILGDGEVCLSTANRNFKGRMGNPEGFIYLSSPATAAYSAIKGVISDPREILKKKKTKRKE; encoded by the coding sequence ATGGGAAAAACATTGGCTGAAAAGATTTTATCCGAAAAAAGCGGTCAGGATGCCTATGCAGGTCAGATTGTAATCGCCAAGGTAGATGTGGCGGCGTTCCAGGATGGGACCGGTCCGCTTGGAGTGCGCCAGATCCAGAAACTCAAAGTTGAAAAAGTCCGTGCACCAAAATCTATTGTATTTATTGACCACGCTGCACCTTCCCCGCGCAAGGAACTATCCAACGACCATATGTTATTGCGTGAATTCTGTGCCAAATCAGGCGCAATCCTCTCCGAAGTGGGTGATGGTGTTATACATCAAAGGCTTGTTGAATCTTTTGCCAAACCCGGTGATGTTGTTATTGGCGCAGACTCCCATTCCTGTACCTCAGGCGCCCTGGGTGCCTTTGCCACAGGCATGGGGTCAACCGATGTTGCGATTGGAATGGCAATGGGTAGAACATGGTTCAAGGTTCCTGAAACATTCAGAATCGAAGTTAAAGGCAAGTTCCAGCCTGGGGTCGGTGCCAAGGATTTGATATTATATCTCATTGGTATGATTGGAGCTGATGGTGCTACCTATAAGGCATTAGAATTTGGTGGTGAGACAATAGATAATATGTCTATGGAATCACGCTTTACATTATCCAATATGGCGGTTGAAGCAGGTGCAAAGACTGGGCTAATCGCCTCTGATAAAATAACCCGTGAATATCTAAAAAGAATGGGGAGATTAAAGGATTGGCGTCCACTTGCACCTGATAAAGATGCAAAATACGAGCGGATTATTGAGATAGATGCCAGTAAACTTGAGCCACAAGTTGCCTGTCCTCATACAGTTGACAATACCAAGCCGGTTAAAGAATTAAAAGGAACAAAGATTCATCAGGTATTCATCGGCACCTGTACAAACGGAAGGATTGAGGATTTAAAGATTGCAGCGAGCATTTTGAAAGGCAAAAAGGTTGCCCCTGGGGTCAGGTTGATCGTCGTTCCGGCCTCAAGAATGGTATTCCTTGAAGCGATGAAACTCGGCCTTCTGGATGTATTTGTCCGAGCAGGCGGAATAATCCTCGGTCCTGGCTGTGGACCCTGTGTTGGTGTCCATGAAGGTATTCTTGGAGATGGTGAAGTATGCCTTTCAACTGCCAACCGTAATTTTAAAGGAAGAATGGGTAATCCCGAAGGTTTTATTTATCTATCATCACCAGCAACTGCTGCATATTCAGCAATCAAAGGGGTTATCAGCGACCCGAGAGAGATTTTAAAAAAGAAAAAAACAAAAAGAAAGGAGTAA
- a CDS encoding sugar phosphate nucleotidyltransferase encodes MNNIVGMILAGGRVDELLTLTEKRPKAAVPVFGIYRFIDFVLSNMMHSKIDNVGVLSQFRPYSLMRHIGNGEHWDYIGRKRGIRMLPPYKGLKESDWYRGTADAVYQNISFIEEFNPEHVLIAAADHIYSMDYKKVFAFHKKKRADVTVCFTKIKNRYPWFGYGIMEKDGRLIEYKEKPKEPMSDWVSMTVYIFRKDILFDLLKENSHADSHEFGKDIIAYLPGRCAIYGYKFYDYWFYARTIDMYYKTNMTLLEGKIKLHKWQVCTNLIEGCALKDRLPARIEGRVLNSYISDGCVVKGTVINSIISPGVVVEENAEVIDSIIFHNSIIKSNARLKKVICDKFCEIGKDVEIGLFGANIPSKEYRELLNTGITIIGKGVKIAPAVRIGANTVIYADKDIKETLIEPGSTLR; translated from the coding sequence ATGAATAACATTGTTGGAATGATTCTCGCTGGTGGCAGGGTTGATGAACTGCTCACCCTCACTGAAAAGAGACCAAAGGCAGCGGTTCCGGTATTTGGAATTTATCGGTTTATTGATTTTGTTTTAAGCAATATGATGCATTCAAAGATTGATAATGTAGGCGTTTTGTCGCAATTCAGACCATACAGCCTTATGCGTCATATTGGCAATGGTGAACACTGGGATTATATAGGTAGGAAGCGAGGAATTAGGATGCTGCCACCGTATAAGGGACTTAAAGAATCAGATTGGTACCGGGGAACTGCAGATGCAGTATATCAAAATATCTCTTTTATTGAAGAATTCAACCCTGAACATGTGCTAATCGCCGCTGCGGACCATATCTATTCTATGGACTATAAAAAGGTCTTTGCCTTTCATAAAAAGAAGAGGGCAGATGTTACCGTTTGTTTTACAAAGATAAAAAATAGATATCCCTGGTTCGGTTATGGTATTATGGAGAAGGATGGTAGACTCATTGAATATAAAGAGAAACCAAAGGAGCCAATGTCTGATTGGGTATCAATGACAGTCTATATTTTCCGAAAGGATATACTCTTTGATTTATTGAAAGAAAATTCCCATGCTGATTCTCATGAGTTTGGTAAAGATATAATTGCCTATTTACCCGGGCGCTGTGCAATTTATGGATATAAGTTCTATGATTACTGGTTTTATGCACGAACGATTGATATGTATTATAAAACAAATATGACATTACTTGAAGGCAAAATTAAATTACATAAATGGCAGGTATGTACTAATCTTATAGAAGGTTGTGCACTGAAAGATCGTCTGCCCGCGCGCATAGAGGGCAGGGTACTGAATTCTTATATTAGTGATGGCTGTGTGGTAAAGGGAACGGTTATAAACTCAATAATTTCACCGGGAGTAGTAGTTGAAGAGAATGCCGAAGTTATTGATTCTATTATATTCCATAATAGTATTATAAAAAGTAATGCCCGATTAAAAAAAGTTATATGTGATAAATTTTGCGAAATTGGAAAAGATGTAGAGATTGGACTTTTTGGCGCAAATATTCCATCAAAAGAATACAGGGAATTGCTCAACACAGGTATTACGATAATAGGAAAGGGAGTTAAGATTGCCCCTGCGGTAAGAATTGGTGCAAATACTGTTATATATGCGGATAAAGATATAAAAGAAACACTAATTGAACCGGGAAGTACACTGCGATGA
- a CDS encoding citrate (Si)-synthase, giving the protein MDIIKLKLKEKIPLWRDEIKNLVKEYGDKVISEVTVSQAYGGMRGVKALICDTSEVPPDKGLIIREIPIVQLKNKLPEEVLYLLIIGDLPDKEATEEVKKDLKRRSKVPDYVWDVLKAMPKDSHPMAMFSLAILAMERDSLFRKKYTEGMKKEEYWEWTLEDSLNLIAKLPAIAAGIYRMRFNKGPLIDSDPNLDWAGDYAHMLGIPDPTGEFKNLMRLYMVLHSDHESGNVSAHTCHCVGSALSDPYYAVSAGLNGLAGPLHGLANQECLAWIIKVREKFGGVPSDQDLRQFAWDTLNAGQVIPGYGHAVLRITDPRFDAFHEFGARVCPEDELYQIVAKVFKVVPQVLKEQGKVKDPWPNVDAASGCLLYHFGLTEFEYYTVLFGVSRAMGMCAQLIVSRALGEAIERPKSVTTKWVKETVKKG; this is encoded by the coding sequence ATGGATATAATTAAATTAAAATTAAAAGAAAAGATTCCTTTATGGCGAGATGAAATAAAAAATTTGGTAAAGGAGTACGGTGACAAGGTCATATCTGAAGTCACAGTAAGCCAGGCTTATGGTGGAATGCGGGGCGTAAAGGCATTGATATGTGATACATCCGAAGTTCCGCCAGATAAGGGATTGATAATACGGGAAATACCAATCGTACAATTAAAAAATAAACTACCCGAAGAGGTTCTTTATCTCCTTATCATTGGTGACCTTCCAGACAAAGAGGCTACCGAGGAAGTGAAAAAAGATTTGAAGAGGCGCTCCAAAGTACCTGATTATGTATGGGATGTCCTGAAGGCAATGCCAAAAGATTCGCATCCTATGGCGATGTTCAGCCTTGCGATACTGGCGATGGAAAGGGACTCTCTATTCCGAAAAAAATATACCGAAGGAATGAAAAAAGAAGAATACTGGGAATGGACGCTTGAGGATTCATTGAATCTGATTGCCAAACTACCGGCAATCGCTGCGGGAATATACCGGATGAGATTCAATAAAGGACCCCTGATTGATTCTGACCCTAACCTTGATTGGGCAGGTGATTATGCACATATGCTGGGAATACCAGATCCAACCGGTGAATTCAAGAATTTAATGAGACTCTATATGGTTTTGCATTCAGACCATGAAAGTGGAAATGTCAGTGCCCATACCTGCCATTGTGTTGGTTCTGCCTTATCAGACCCATATTATGCAGTATCTGCCGGTTTAAACGGACTTGCCGGTCCACTCCATGGACTTGCAAACCAGGAATGTCTTGCCTGGATTATAAAAGTAAGGGAAAAATTCGGCGGTGTCCCGAGTGATCAGGATTTAAGACAATTTGCCTGGGATACACTTAATGCAGGACAGGTAATACCTGGTTATGGACATGCAGTACTGAGAATTACTGACCCAAGATTTGATGCATTCCATGAGTTTGGTGCAAGGGTCTGCCCAGAAGATGAGCTCTATCAGATTGTTGCCAAGGTATTCAAGGTAGTGCCTCAAGTCTTGAAAGAGCAAGGTAAGGTAAAAGACCCCTGGCCCAATGTTGATGCGGCATCCGGATGTCTTCTTTACCATTTTGGACTTACAGAATTTGAGTATTATACAGTGCTCTTTGGTGTATCAAGGGCAATGGGTATGTGTGCCCAGTTGATTGTCAGTAGAGCGCTTGGTGAAGCGATTGAAAGACCGAAATCTGTTACCACAAAATGGGTAAAGGAGACCGTGAAGAAAGGATAG
- a CDS encoding isocitrate/isopropylmalate family dehydrogenase — protein sequence MEHFGGILVKQLKRVQTIKKAEDWIDYSKVKPIIIGVIGGDGIGPYITGEAQRVLEHLLKDEVKKGKIEFRVIEGCTIERRAEVMKAIPDEVLEEIRKCHVLLKGPTTTPKKGDPWPNIESANVAIRKELDLFANVRPVRVPSQGIDWIFFRENTEDVYALGPFGIEVTPDLAIDFKMITRPGSDRIIRLAFEHAKRNNKTRVTAVTKANVVKTTDGLFLKTFYEIAKEYPGINADDWFIDIMTAKLVDTKRRTEFQVLVLPNLYGDILTDEAAEFQGGVGTAGSANIGKRYAMFEAIHGSAPRMVTEGRTQYADPSSVIRAGAMLLNHIGYVELGRKLEMALDICGQFEKKLIMTGRATGATGREFCDYILETMADPNLENRWNEYQKKAVGG from the coding sequence ATGGAACACTTCGGTGGGATATTGGTAAAACAACTAAAAAGAGTTCAAACAATAAAAAAGGCAGAAGACTGGATTGATTATTCAAAAGTAAAACCAATAATAATAGGAGTGATTGGTGGCGATGGCATAGGTCCCTATATCACAGGTGAGGCACAGCGCGTGCTTGAGCATCTATTAAAAGACGAAGTAAAAAAAGGCAAGATTGAATTCAGGGTGATTGAAGGATGTACAATTGAGCGCCGTGCGGAAGTTATGAAGGCAATCCCTGATGAAGTTCTGGAAGAAATTAGAAAATGCCATGTATTACTTAAAGGACCCACAACAACTCCAAAGAAAGGCGACCCCTGGCCCAATATTGAAAGTGCTAATGTTGCAATCAGAAAAGAACTTGACCTCTTTGCGAATGTCCGTCCAGTGCGTGTTCCATCCCAGGGTATTGACTGGATATTCTTTAGGGAAAATACCGAGGATGTATATGCACTCGGACCATTTGGCATTGAGGTAACACCCGATTTGGCAATAGATTTCAAAATGATAACCAGGCCGGGAAGCGACAGAATAATCAGGCTTGCATTTGAACATGCGAAAAGAAATAATAAAACGCGGGTTACCGCAGTAACAAAGGCAAATGTTGTAAAGACAACGGATGGATTATTCTTAAAAACATTCTATGAGATTGCCAAGGAATATCCCGGAATTAATGCCGATGATTGGTTCATTGATATTATGACTGCAAAGCTTGTTGATACAAAAAGACGGACTGAATTCCAGGTGCTCGTGTTGCCCAATCTCTATGGTGATATTCTCACCGACGAGGCAGCAGAATTCCAGGGTGGTGTAGGCACAGCAGGAAGCGCCAATATTGGAAAACGCTATGCAATGTTTGAGGCAATCCATGGAAGTGCACCAAGGATGGTTACTGAAGGAAGAACACAGTACGCTGACCCGAGCAGTGTAATTCGTGCTGGCGCGATGCTTTTAAATCACATTGGCTATGTAGAACTGGGCAGGAAGCTTGAGATGGCGCTTGATATCTGCGGACAGTTTGAAAAGAAACTGATAATGACCGGAAGGGCGACTGGTGCCACAGGTAGAGAATTCTGTGACTACATTCTTGAAACAATGGCTGATCCCAATCTTGAAAATCGCTGGAATGAATATCAGAAGAAAGCAGTTGGCGGTTAA
- a CDS encoding sugar phosphate nucleotidyltransferase: MKKELIALILAGGVGSRLSILARLRAKPAIPFGGIYRIIDFTMSSVANSNIDVVGVLTQYKPLSLMEHIDNGRPWDLFGKTRLVEILPPKTGEEVSDWYKGTSDAVYQNLGFIEDFSPEMVIILSGDHIYYMDYNDMRDYHMRKKADVTISFIRVPFEQAHHFGIARLDKNGRIIEWMEKPKKPKSNLASMGIYIFNTKILKNALIESAGKGGGDFAKDVIPLILKNKLRVFGYEFNGYWRDVGTIDAYWNCNMDLLRKGSGLDIEYWNIRTNLFVRGEIGAKPSAYIGRCSSVSNSLISSGCLIEGIVENSILSPGVVIEEGARVIDSVIFHNTIVKKNAVVIKAIIDKNVKIGRKAFIGYGESLPNTALGMNLSTGISVIGKNAVIPEGIIIGKNCIISSGIDLSKSKIKKIKSGSTL, translated from the coding sequence ATGAAAAAAGAACTTATTGCTTTAATCCTTGCCGGCGGCGTTGGTTCGCGTTTGAGCATACTTGCACGATTGCGTGCCAAACCTGCAATCCCCTTCGGTGGCATTTATAGAATAATTGATTTTACAATGAGCAGTGTCGCCAACTCTAACATTGATGTTGTTGGTGTTCTTACTCAGTATAAACCATTATCATTAATGGAGCATATTGACAACGGTAGGCCATGGGATCTATTTGGAAAGACGAGGTTGGTTGAGATTTTACCACCGAAGACCGGAGAGGAAGTATCCGATTGGTACAAGGGAACATCAGATGCAGTCTATCAAAATCTTGGCTTTATTGAAGATTTTTCTCCAGAGATGGTAATAATTCTCTCAGGTGACCATATATACTATATGGATTATAACGACATGAGAGACTACCATATGAGAAAAAAAGCAGATGTTACGATCAGTTTTATTCGCGTTCCTTTTGAGCAGGCACATCATTTTGGTATAGCGAGATTAGATAAAAATGGCAGGATAATTGAGTGGATGGAAAAACCTAAAAAACCAAAATCTAACCTTGCTTCAATGGGTATTTATATATTCAATACAAAAATATTAAAAAATGCCTTAATAGAATCTGCAGGGAAAGGGGGGGGTGATTTTGCAAAAGATGTTATCCCTTTGATATTAAAAAATAAACTAAGGGTCTTTGGTTACGAATTCAATGGTTATTGGCGTGATGTGGGAACCATTGATGCATACTGGAATTGTAATATGGATTTATTAAGAAAAGGTTCGGGATTGGATATAGAATACTGGAATATAAGAACCAATCTTTTTGTGCGAGGTGAAATTGGTGCCAAACCATCAGCCTATATTGGTAGATGCTCAAGTGTATCCAATTCTCTAATTTCTTCGGGTTGTTTAATTGAAGGTATCGTTGAAAATTCAATCCTGTCGCCGGGGGTAGTTATTGAAGAGGGTGCGAGGGTGATTGATTCGGTTATTTTTCATAATACAATTGTGAAAAAGAATGCGGTGGTAATAAAGGCAATAATTGATAAGAATGTAAAGATTGGTAGAAAAGCATTCATCGGTTACGGAGAATCTTTGCCTAACACAGCCCTGGGTATGAATTTATCGACCGGGATCTCTGTTATCGGCAAGAATGCGGTTATTCCTGAAGGAATAATTATTGGAAAAAATTGTATCATCTCATCTGGAATTGATTTAAGCAAATCCAAAATAAAAAAAATTAAATCCGGCTCAACATTGTGA
- a CDS encoding Minf_1886 family protein, with translation MAKNSHFDKIIEKDPRYKIEAYIFVLEALYYAREKFKVEKHVTGRQLLEGIKELGLKRFGPMAKMVFEYWGVKKTIDFGNIVFNMVNEGILSKTEEDKIEDFKDVYDFEELFVKNYKLDFDDKTRISQC, from the coding sequence ATGGCTAAAAATTCACATTTTGATAAAATTATTGAAAAAGACCCCCGCTATAAGATTGAGGCGTATATATTTGTGCTTGAAGCTTTGTATTACGCACGTGAGAAATTCAAAGTTGAAAAACATGTCACCGGAAGGCAGCTACTTGAAGGTATAAAAGAGTTGGGGTTAAAAAGATTTGGACCTATGGCAAAAATGGTATTTGAATACTGGGGTGTCAAAAAAACTATTGATTTCGGCAATATCGTATTTAATATGGTAAACGAAGGGATATTAAGTAAAACTGAGGAAGATAAGATTGAAGATTTTAAAGATGTCTATGATTTTGAAGAACTTTTTGTAAAAAATTATAAGTTAGATTTTGATGATAAAACAAGAATATCACAATGTTGA